From a single Fulvivirga ulvae genomic region:
- a CDS encoding M20 family metallo-hydrolase, which translates to MNYTQEAISLLKKLIAIPSLSREEEATADAIATFLEQYGVAVVRSGNNVWARNKYYDPGKPTVLLNSHHDTVKPNAGYTRDPFAAEVVDGKLFGLGSNDAGGPLVSLIATFLTFYKNENLTHNLILAATAEEEISGKGGIESILHDLGQVELAIVGEPTLMQMAVSEKGLLVLDCTAKGKAGHAARNEGENAIYKAIKDISWFENFQFPKVSETLGPIHMNVTQVQAGSQHNVVPDICSFVVDIRVTDAYSHEDILEIIEVHTSCDVKARSTRLKPSGIDKNHPVVKLAKEMDIKTYGSPTLSDQALIPFPSIKMGPGDSARSHTADEFIYIKEIEEGVELYRKLLGRLII; encoded by the coding sequence ATGAACTACACGCAAGAAGCCATATCACTACTTAAAAAATTAATTGCCATCCCTTCATTATCAAGAGAAGAGGAAGCCACAGCTGATGCTATTGCTACTTTTCTTGAGCAATATGGTGTAGCTGTAGTAAGGTCTGGCAATAATGTATGGGCAAGAAACAAGTATTATGACCCAGGGAAACCAACCGTTCTCTTAAACTCTCATCATGATACGGTGAAGCCAAATGCAGGATATACCAGAGACCCATTTGCCGCGGAAGTGGTTGATGGAAAACTATTTGGATTGGGCAGTAATGACGCGGGCGGGCCTTTGGTAAGCCTGATCGCCACGTTTCTGACGTTTTATAAAAATGAAAATTTAACGCATAACCTGATCCTGGCGGCTACAGCCGAAGAGGAAATATCCGGCAAGGGTGGAATAGAAAGCATTTTACATGATCTGGGGCAGGTGGAACTGGCCATCGTAGGTGAGCCTACACTCATGCAAATGGCCGTTTCAGAAAAGGGACTTCTGGTACTGGACTGTACGGCCAAGGGAAAAGCAGGCCATGCTGCCAGAAACGAAGGAGAAAACGCCATATACAAAGCCATAAAGGATATTAGCTGGTTTGAAAATTTCCAATTCCCTAAAGTCTCGGAGACATTGGGACCAATCCATATGAATGTCACTCAAGTCCAGGCAGGGTCACAACATAATGTGGTGCCTGACATTTGCAGTTTTGTGGTCGATATTCGGGTAACAGATGCTTATAGCCATGAAGACATTTTAGAAATTATAGAGGTACATACCAGTTGCGACGTAAAGGCACGGTCAACGCGCTTGAAACCTTCTGGTATTGATAAAAATCATCCGGTTGTAAAGCTTGCTAAGGAGATGGATATCAAAACTTATGGATCACCAACATTATCAGACCAGGCACTGATCCCGTTCCCTAGTATAAAAATGGGGCCTGGTGACTCTGCCCGCTCGCATACTGCCGATGAATTTATTTATATTAAGGAAATTGAAGAGGGTGTTGAGTTGTACAGGAAGTTGTTAGGGAGATTGATTATATAA
- the argB gene encoding acetylglutamate kinase, which produces MKTKLTVIKIGGNVIDDAETLKHVLQEFSELNSPKILIHGGGKIASELSLKLGIQPKMIEGRRITDAETLKVVTMAYGGLVNKNIVAQLQAFGCDALGLTGADANVIPAQKRVNKEIDYGYVGDFEADSINVERLSFFLEGGLTPVFCALTHDKNGSLLNTNADTLAAGIATALSKKYDVKLIYCFEKPGVLLDADDDKTLIRELGYLHYQQLKDDGIIHTGMIPKLENAFAARRHGIDVGIKHALDLNKSAGTILL; this is translated from the coding sequence ATGAAAACCAAACTAACAGTAATAAAAATCGGAGGTAACGTTATTGATGACGCTGAAACTTTAAAGCATGTGCTTCAGGAGTTTAGCGAGCTGAACTCTCCGAAAATACTGATCCATGGCGGTGGAAAAATAGCCTCTGAGCTTTCGCTGAAATTAGGCATACAACCCAAAATGATTGAAGGAAGACGCATTACTGATGCTGAAACACTCAAGGTGGTCACCATGGCGTATGGGGGTTTGGTCAATAAAAATATAGTTGCCCAGCTACAGGCATTCGGCTGTGATGCACTTGGCCTGACCGGGGCCGATGCCAATGTGATCCCTGCACAAAAAAGGGTAAACAAAGAAATTGACTATGGGTATGTAGGGGATTTTGAAGCCGATAGCATCAATGTTGAGAGGTTATCATTTTTCCTTGAAGGAGGCCTTACGCCTGTATTTTGTGCCTTGACGCATGACAAAAATGGTTCTTTACTGAATACCAATGCCGACACGCTGGCGGCCGGAATAGCCACTGCTCTTTCTAAAAAGTACGATGTGAAACTTATCTACTGCTTTGAAAAACCCGGTGTACTACTGGATGCTGATGATGACAAAACGCTGATCCGTGAACTGGGTTATTTGCACTACCAGCAGCTCAAAGACGATGGTATTATCCATACAGGCATGATACCTAAACTTGAGAATGCTTTTGCAGCCCGACGGCATGGTATTGATGTGGGTATTAAGCATGCTCTTGATCTGAATAAATCGGCAGGCACTATTCTGTTATAA
- a CDS encoding endonuclease domain-containing protein has translation MSKNKIIPYRKDLKAKARELRKHSTLSEILLWCEIKNRQLLDYQFHRQVPMLDYIVDFYCHELALVIEVDGESHYHDDAPERDEIRQKRIEQYGVTFLRFDDKDVKQNMSFVLDSIHQWVSDYEEKAEVEMRDTLPPAGTSLKGGL, from the coding sequence ATGTCAAAAAACAAAATCATACCGTACAGAAAAGATTTGAAAGCAAAAGCCCGGGAGCTTAGAAAGCATAGTACACTTTCAGAAATCTTGTTGTGGTGTGAGATTAAAAACAGACAGTTACTAGATTATCAATTTCACAGGCAAGTGCCCATGTTGGATTACATCGTTGACTTTTATTGTCATGAACTGGCACTGGTCATTGAGGTTGACGGGGAGAGCCATTATCATGATGATGCCCCAGAAAGAGACGAAATACGACAAAAGAGGATTGAGCAATACGGAGTGACATTTTTAAGATTTGATGATAAAGATGTAAAGCAAAATATGTCCTTTGTTTTAGATTCAATTCATCAGTGGGTTTCGGATTATGAAGAAAAAGCGGAGGTTGAAATGAGGGACACCCTCCCCCCTGCGGGTACCTCCCTCAAGGGAGGACTTTAG
- a CDS encoding N-acetylornithine carbamoyltransferase has product MQQFLSVSDPEDPGSLVKKALALKKDPFGNQIGKNKTLGLVFFNPSLRTRMSSQKAAMNLGMNVMVMNIDKDGWRIETQDGAVMDGDNQEHIKDAARVMSQYVDILGVRTFPALKNREEDYSESVINQFVKHSEVPTVSLESATRHPLQSLADLITIEELGIKKPKVVLSWAPHPRILPQAVPNSFLEWIKTTDAEVTLACPEGYELDDQFIDGVTISHDQDKAFEGADIIYAKNWSSYHHYGQRLDVKEDWTITSKKMALTNNGKFMHCLPIRRNVVATDEVIDNSIVYRQAKNREFSAQVVLQEILEGMQ; this is encoded by the coding sequence ATGCAGCAGTTCTTATCGGTAAGTGACCCGGAAGACCCGGGTAGTTTAGTCAAAAAGGCATTAGCCTTGAAAAAAGACCCTTTTGGGAATCAGATAGGAAAAAACAAAACACTCGGGCTGGTATTTTTTAATCCCAGCCTGAGAACCCGCATGAGTTCGCAAAAAGCAGCCATGAACCTGGGCATGAATGTCATGGTAATGAACATTGACAAAGACGGATGGAGAATAGAAACTCAGGATGGCGCCGTTATGGACGGTGACAACCAGGAGCATATCAAAGATGCCGCCCGGGTTATGAGCCAGTATGTTGACATTCTTGGCGTACGGACTTTTCCTGCATTAAAAAACCGTGAAGAGGATTACTCCGAAAGTGTAATCAATCAGTTTGTCAAGCATTCGGAGGTTCCCACCGTCAGCCTGGAGTCAGCCACCCGGCACCCTTTACAATCACTGGCAGACCTGATTACCATTGAAGAATTGGGCATCAAAAAGCCTAAAGTAGTTTTGTCGTGGGCTCCACACCCTCGAATTTTGCCCCAGGCAGTCCCCAATTCATTTCTGGAATGGATAAAAACAACAGATGCCGAAGTAACTCTTGCCTGTCCGGAAGGTTATGAGCTGGATGACCAGTTTATCGATGGTGTAACCATCAGCCATGATCAGGATAAGGCTTTTGAAGGCGCCGACATCATCTACGCCAAAAACTGGAGCAGTTATCACCACTACGGCCAGCGCCTGGATGTTAAAGAAGACTGGACTATCACCAGCAAAAAAATGGCACTGACCAACAACGGAAAGTTTATGCACTGCCTGCCCATCCGCAGAAATGTGGTGGCAACGGATGAGGTTATTGACAACTCGATAGTTTACCGGCAGGCCAAAAACCGGGAGTTTTCAGCGCAGGTGGTATTGCAGGAGATTTTGGAGGGGATGCAATGA
- a CDS encoding aspartate aminotransferase family protein — protein MKLFKVYPQLDLELTKAQGCYVYDRSGAQYLDLYGGHAVISVGHTHPHYVKRIKEQLDAIAYYSNAVINPVQLSLLEKLGQISGYDAYQLFLCNSGAEAIENALKIASFHTQKDKLIAFNRSFHGRTSRALSVTDNDKYRSLLDKYSNVQFMNMDLDAVEVALKNQDVCAVLIEGIQGLAGIYMPDAGFLPGLKKLCEKYGALLVVDEIQSGYGRSGKFFAHQHADVQPDLITVAKGMANGFPMGGVLISPEIEGWFGMSGSTFGGNHLACVAALATLEIIENENLVENAQNVGSALAEAVKAIPEVKEVRGAGLMIGVEFDFPVKDIRENLMKEKHVLTGMAANPNVIRLLPPLTLTREQANQFVEKLTLSIEKTKSDAAVLIGK, from the coding sequence ATGAAACTATTTAAGGTATACCCCCAGCTTGACCTGGAGCTTACGAAAGCTCAGGGATGCTACGTTTATGACAGATCCGGTGCTCAATATCTTGACCTCTACGGAGGACACGCCGTGATCTCGGTCGGTCATACGCACCCACACTATGTCAAACGTATTAAAGAACAACTGGACGCGATAGCCTACTACTCCAATGCCGTTATTAACCCCGTACAACTTAGCCTTCTTGAAAAACTGGGCCAAATATCGGGGTATGATGCATACCAGTTATTTTTATGTAACTCAGGAGCGGAGGCCATCGAAAATGCCTTAAAAATAGCCTCGTTTCATACGCAGAAAGACAAACTGATTGCCTTCAACCGGTCATTCCACGGCCGCACTTCAAGAGCACTCTCTGTAACGGACAATGACAAATACCGCTCATTGCTCGACAAGTACAGTAATGTGCAATTTATGAACATGGATCTGGATGCTGTTGAAGTAGCATTGAAAAACCAGGATGTCTGTGCGGTGCTGATAGAAGGTATCCAGGGACTGGCAGGTATTTATATGCCTGATGCTGGTTTTCTTCCCGGCCTGAAAAAGCTTTGTGAAAAATACGGTGCCCTGCTGGTTGTGGATGAGATCCAGTCAGGCTATGGCCGTAGTGGAAAATTCTTTGCGCACCAACATGCCGATGTACAGCCTGACCTGATCACCGTGGCTAAGGGTATGGCTAACGGTTTCCCTATGGGTGGTGTGTTGATCAGTCCGGAAATAGAGGGCTGGTTTGGTATGTCTGGCTCTACTTTCGGTGGCAACCACCTGGCTTGTGTGGCGGCTTTGGCAACGCTGGAGATTATTGAGAATGAAAATCTTGTGGAAAACGCTCAAAATGTAGGCTCAGCACTGGCTGAGGCTGTAAAAGCTATCCCCGAGGTAAAAGAAGTTCGTGGAGCAGGCCTGATGATCGGCGTAGAATTCGATTTTCCTGTAAAAGACATCAGAGAAAACCTGATGAAGGAGAAGCATGTATTGACAGGAATGGCGGCCAACCCGAATGTTATCCGGTTATTGCCTCCACTGACCCTGACACGGGAGCAGGCTAATCAATTTGTAGAAAAACTAACATTAAGTATAGAAAAAACAAAATCAGATGCAGCAGTTCTTATCGGTAAGTGA
- the proC gene encoding pyrroline-5-carboxylate reductase, translating into MKQQTIAILGAGNLGLAIYKGLKKGGLLENNKLILTRRDISGLIGIKDPSVTITTENPKAVEEADIIIFAVQPKQLRGLLQEVSPVLNPDKHTLISVITAVTIPEMEESLSGKFPIIRAMPNTAIAVLQSMTCMAYNDLGKSKISMVQTIFNCVGKTLVIQEELMQAATVVCASGIAFWMRFIRATTQGGVQLGFDAEYAQEIAVQTCLGAASLLAGNGGSHPESEIDKVTTPQGCTISGLNEMEHNGLSSALIKGLVKSYERINKMKETTK; encoded by the coding sequence ATGAAACAACAAACGATAGCCATTTTAGGAGCTGGCAACCTTGGCCTTGCCATTTACAAAGGACTCAAAAAAGGTGGTTTGCTGGAAAACAATAAACTGATCCTTACAAGAAGAGATATCAGCGGTTTAATTGGCATAAAGGACCCCTCGGTAACCATCACCACTGAAAACCCGAAAGCTGTTGAAGAGGCTGACATTATTATTTTTGCGGTACAACCCAAACAATTAAGAGGACTCCTCCAGGAAGTAAGCCCCGTATTAAACCCTGACAAGCATACTCTGATATCGGTAATTACGGCAGTAACCATTCCGGAAATGGAAGAATCGCTTTCCGGCAAATTTCCAATCATCAGGGCTATGCCTAATACGGCCATTGCTGTTCTACAATCCATGACATGTATGGCTTATAATGACCTCGGAAAGTCTAAAATAAGCATGGTACAAACCATCTTCAACTGTGTAGGCAAGACCCTGGTAATCCAGGAGGAGCTTATGCAGGCCGCAACGGTGGTTTGCGCCAGTGGCATTGCCTTCTGGATGCGGTTCATCCGCGCCACTACCCAGGGGGGTGTACAGTTGGGTTTTGATGCTGAATATGCCCAGGAGATCGCTGTTCAAACCTGTCTTGGCGCTGCCAGCCTGCTCGCCGGCAATGGAGGCAGCCACCCGGAAAGCGAAATAGACAAAGTAACGACACCACAAGGCTGCACCATATCAGGACTCAACGAAATGGAGCACAACGGCTTAAGTTCCGCACTGATCAAAGGCCTGGTGAAGTCATACGAGAGGATCAATAAAATGAAGGAAACGACTAAATAG
- the argC gene encoding N-acetyl-gamma-glutamyl-phosphate reductase, whose product MIKTGIIGGAGYTAGELLRILIHHPEVEITFVQSSSQSGKPVSSIHDDMIAETDLVFSDAMAPADVIFLCQGHGKSLAWVKENELSSSTRIIDLSQDFRHQAKASYGDRSFVYGLPELNKSKIENALNIANPGCFATAIQLALLPLAKAGLIKDEIHVHAITGSTGAGQAPGETTHFSWRNNNVSAYKSFEHQHLIEIKESLTSLQSGLDRDINFIPVRGNFSRGIFATAYTHFEGGLEEALKLYKDFYQEAPFTIVVDTPVHLKQVVNTNHCLIQLEKHGNKLLITSIIDNLLKGASGQAVQNMNLMFGLDQSLGLKLKANAF is encoded by the coding sequence ATGATAAAAACAGGAATTATAGGTGGAGCAGGATATACAGCAGGAGAACTGCTGCGCATACTGATACACCACCCTGAGGTAGAAATAACTTTTGTACAAAGCTCCAGCCAGAGCGGTAAACCTGTCAGCAGCATCCATGATGACATGATAGCAGAAACTGATCTGGTTTTTAGCGACGCTATGGCTCCGGCGGATGTGATCTTTCTTTGCCAGGGACATGGCAAATCGCTTGCATGGGTTAAAGAGAATGAGCTGAGCAGCTCCACCCGGATCATTGACCTGAGCCAGGACTTTCGCCATCAGGCAAAAGCAAGCTATGGTGACCGTAGCTTTGTTTACGGACTGCCTGAATTAAACAAAAGCAAAATTGAAAATGCTTTAAACATAGCTAACCCTGGCTGCTTCGCTACGGCTATCCAACTGGCATTGTTGCCTCTTGCCAAGGCTGGTCTTATTAAAGATGAAATCCATGTGCACGCCATCACCGGATCTACCGGCGCAGGGCAGGCTCCGGGAGAAACAACACATTTTAGCTGGAGAAACAACAATGTTTCAGCTTACAAATCATTTGAGCATCAGCATCTTATAGAAATAAAGGAAAGCCTTACCAGCCTGCAATCAGGGCTTGACCGGGATATTAATTTCATACCTGTACGGGGTAATTTCAGTCGCGGGATTTTCGCTACGGCTTACACCCACTTTGAAGGTGGTCTGGAAGAGGCTTTGAAGCTCTATAAAGATTTTTATCAGGAGGCACCCTTCACTATAGTGGTTGACACTCCTGTTCACCTCAAACAGGTGGTAAACACTAACCATTGCCTGATCCAACTGGAAAAGCATGGGAATAAGCTGCTGATCACCAGCATTATAGATAATTTATTAAAAGGGGCTTCCGGACAGGCCGTTCAAAACATGAACCTGATGTTCGGACTGGATCAAAGCCTTGGACTCAAACTAAAAGCTAACGCATTCTAA